From the Xyrauchen texanus isolate HMW12.3.18 chromosome 37, RBS_HiC_50CHRs, whole genome shotgun sequence genome, one window contains:
- the LOC127631338 gene encoding rho-related GTP-binding protein RhoA-D isoform X1 translates to MIERVLAHKLAVLTLRYYLLGWAFILCSDRALLQWLHRMKDTNARITLMAAIRKKLVIVGDGACGKTCLLIVFSKDQFPEVYVPTVFENYIADIEVDGKQVELALWDTAGQEDYDRLRPLSYPDTDVILMCFSIDSPDSLENIPEKWTPEVKHFCPNVPIILVGNKKDLRNDEHTRRELIKMKQEPVKPEEGRDMANRISAFGYLECSAKTKEGVREVFEMATRAALQVRKRKKRSGCLLL, encoded by the exons ATGATTGAGAGAGTGCTTGCCCACAAGTTGGCGGTCCTAACCCTCCGCTATTACCTGCTGGGATGGGCCTTCATCCTCTGTTCGGATCGCGCCCTGCTTCAGTGGCTCCACCgtatgaaggataccaatgcacGGATCACTT tGATGGCAGCAATTCGTAAGAAGCTTGTGATTGTGGGAGATGGAGCCTGTGGTAAAACCTGCCTGCTGATTGTCTTCAGTAAAGACCAGTTTCCTGAGGTTTATGTGCCCACAGTGTTTGAAAACTACATCGCTGACATAGAGGTGGATGGCAAACAG GTGGAGTTGGCTCTATGGGACACAGCTGGTCAGGAAGACTATGATCGGTTGAGGCCATTGTCATATCCAGACACAGATGTTATTCTGATGTGTTTCTCTATAGACAGTCCAGATAGTTTAG AGAATATCCCAGAGAAGTGGACACcagaagtaaaacatttttgtccCAATGTTCCCATCATCCTGGTGGGAAATAAAAAGGACCTGCGAAATGATGAACACACACGCAGGGAGCTCATCAAGATGAAACAG GAACCTGTAAAACCGGAGGAGGGGCGTGATATGGCTAACCGGATCAGTGCTTTTGGATATCTGGAGTGTTCGGCTAAAACTAAGGAGGGAGTGCGGGAGGTGTTTGAGATGGCCACCAGGGCGGCACTGCAGGTCCGCAAGCGCAAGAAGAGAAGCGGTTGCCTGCTCTTATGA
- the LOC127631338 gene encoding rho-related GTP-binding protein RhoA-D isoform X2, which yields MAAIRKKLVIVGDGACGKTCLLIVFSKDQFPEVYVPTVFENYIADIEVDGKQVELALWDTAGQEDYDRLRPLSYPDTDVILMCFSIDSPDSLENIPEKWTPEVKHFCPNVPIILVGNKKDLRNDEHTRRELIKMKQEPVKPEEGRDMANRISAFGYLECSAKTKEGVREVFEMATRAALQVRKRKKRSGCLLL from the exons ATGGCAGCAATTCGTAAGAAGCTTGTGATTGTGGGAGATGGAGCCTGTGGTAAAACCTGCCTGCTGATTGTCTTCAGTAAAGACCAGTTTCCTGAGGTTTATGTGCCCACAGTGTTTGAAAACTACATCGCTGACATAGAGGTGGATGGCAAACAG GTGGAGTTGGCTCTATGGGACACAGCTGGTCAGGAAGACTATGATCGGTTGAGGCCATTGTCATATCCAGACACAGATGTTATTCTGATGTGTTTCTCTATAGACAGTCCAGATAGTTTAG AGAATATCCCAGAGAAGTGGACACcagaagtaaaacatttttgtccCAATGTTCCCATCATCCTGGTGGGAAATAAAAAGGACCTGCGAAATGATGAACACACACGCAGGGAGCTCATCAAGATGAAACAG GAACCTGTAAAACCGGAGGAGGGGCGTGATATGGCTAACCGGATCAGTGCTTTTGGATATCTGGAGTGTTCGGCTAAAACTAAGGAGGGAGTGCGGGAGGTGTTTGAGATGGCCACCAGGGCGGCACTGCAGGTCCGCAAGCGCAAGAAGAGAAGCGGTTGCCTGCTCTTATGA